The following DNA comes from Mya arenaria isolate MELC-2E11 chromosome 11, ASM2691426v1.
AGATCTTGTACTTATAATTTttgattatcaatatttagtcTACGCACAAGAGAGTGTTTACCACTTTACAATATTAACGTCATCTACCCACAAGATTATATTGTCTGTTTAAAGACTTCTTTTTGtggcaacatttttttcttagaaataagtgaacaattttctaaaatgttgttcTTCATCTTTCACTATTAAGTGGGGTTTCATACAATtagaacacacaaacaaaataaagttttacatcTGTAAACATGTATTACCGGTAAGTGGTGAAATAACACATTAAGGCAGTGCAATAACACGTTTAAAAGTAGCAGTTATGTTTGAATGTAAAAACGTTTCGAGTGTTCTACTGGCAGATTGAGACATTGTCTCTGTTATGTGTCTTTAATGATCTGCTGTAGCACATCCAAGCATTACATGTTATGAAACTCATGTCCAAGAATGGTTAAGGCTGTGTCAATGTGGATATCAGCTTTGTAAAAACTGATTAAGGATCCTGGCTGCATGCCAGATGGAAACATTGTCTCTGTCATAGATTTCCATTGATTTGTTGTAGCACATCCAAGCCAGGTCCAGCCTGTTCTGAAGTTCATAGCAGTGGCCCAGCATGTTGTGGGCTGTGTCAATGTGGCCATGTAGTGGTCCCATTGTATACTCATGTAGGTTATGTAGGGCTGTTTGTGCTCTCCTAGGTTGGTGTAGCTCCCAGTATGTGAGATGCTGTAAGTAATAAAGGAATGGAACACAGTCAGTGACCACATTGTTCTTCCACTTGTCACGAGATAGTATGTCTTCACCTTCTATCCTTCTCAGCATTTCAAATGCAAGATGTTGTGGAATACAGTTTATTTCTTCCTTTGTGAAGGATATACACATCATTATGTATTTCTTCCGCATCTCTGTGTTTGAGTTGACTATGAACTTTTTCTTATACTCAGTGCTTGGTTCCAGGTATTTCCTTCCAGGATGTTTACAACACTGCCACACTTCTGGCCCTAGCAGCCCTTCACAGTAAGTCAGTACTTCTGCAGCTTCCTCATACTGCCCTCTGCAGTATAACATGGAGGCAAATTTCAACCTACTGGACATAAGGTCTGAGTCAAGAGACCGCTGGTACCAGTTGAAGATATCCTGTGTGATTGGTTTTCCCAGATAGATGCACCTTGAAGCCAGCATGGAAGCAAGGGTGCTGCATAGGAATGGGGTCAGCATAGAAACtacttcctgttcaaggtcacttgATGAATCAGACATACTCTGTAGAATGAAATAGTGCCTTTCAATGTCATCAGTTATCAATCCATCTAAAACAACAGTCAAATCATCTAATTCATCAAACAGTAGTTCCTGTAGAACAACACTATAGTTTTGGGTTCTTGTGCCCACATGCTCATATGATACATTTTCAAGATTTGAGCATTGAAGCAATCTCACATCAATATTGTCCATATGAGTGCAAAATAAACACTGCAGTTTTGTGTTGATGAGATGTGAAATAATGTTGCATATGTTTGGAAGTTCCCAATTATGCAACTTTCCAACAAACAGATTAACTCCAGATATTGTGAAATGGGGAcagcatttttgtttaaaccatCTTTTCAGTGTTGTCAGAAGTAGACACACACATTTCACAATCTTGTTTTCCCTCCATATTTCTGTAGGATAGTTTTCTATTGTAAATAGCATTgctgttttaatatgaaatgtgcTGAATCTGTCATCAAACCAAGGTTTGAAACAcgtttttctcaatatttttgtCAGTGTATATACCTTCACTTGAACAGtgttaaaatcaaacattaataaCCGTTCCATTAACGAAGTTGAAAACCTCCACTGCCATTTTGAATAAGGGTAACTTGTTAACTTTGAAGGGATCATTAATGCATTAGATCTACACAATGATTGTTTAGATGGGCTCTCTGTGTAGCCCTGTGGCACTAAAAATACTCCAGTCTCCCTGGCACTGGCCAATGTTTCAGGTCTTGGCCAGTGTTCAGGGCGTGGTCTGTGGAACATGAACTCGCATTCTTCTGGCAGCTTGCTACAATGGTATCCATCGACTATGTCAATCCTTTCATCATATGACATTGATGGGCCATGTCTTATTATTTCACCAGATTCACTTCCTTGCTGTGCAATGTCCTGGTATTTGACTCTTGTATTAGTCAATATTATTCTCCCTTCCCCATCTAGAACATCATCAGGTCCTTCTGGTTGTACTGCTGGCAGTGGGCAGTCACCTCTAAGTCTCTGTAAGTAGCAGTGTTGAGGAGGAGTGAGCTCATTCTTTAACACCAGCAGATTTGGCTTTCCATACTGCCAGGTTGCCAAGTTAAGAGCCTCATGTTCATTGTTTTTCCAATACAAGAAGTCAGTGTCAGATTCCATCCCAGGTGTTGTGGTGCCTTCACTCTGACTACCAAATATGTATGAAGttacatttatatcatttaacaagTAACCAACATTGTGCATAGTCTCAATCCTCAAATGTTTTCTCCTCCTCCTTCTTATCATCCATCTGCTGACTCCAATATCCCCCATCACCCGGGACAGCCGCAGTGAAAACAGTCTCTCGCTCTCCCTATCACTATCCATAGCTTGATGTTTTAAACTTAGTTTATAAGAGTCCAGCAGCAAGGcacataaaatcaaaaaaattatttcatgttcATCATGTTGCTGACAAAATGTAAACTATTAATTCAGAAAGGtctactttcttttttaaacacaatatttaaccCATCCCACTTCATTGGCTGTTAACCATATACTGGAGAGGatcaattatttacattgaaatcatAGTTTCTTATTTGCCATTGAAATTTACTTTACGGTTCagaatttaaacaatcttgtaCATGTCTATATATACATCTGTCAAAAAGGAAGCATTTAAGCATAGTAACTGTTATGTATGTTATAATTTATAGTGCATGTGTGTAGGTCTTTCTTTACATACAAATCATATTTCTTATTTGCCATTCAAATTTATTAGACCTGGTACCATATATTTTcagtatattgtaaaataattacttaTTGGTCATCTTTATCTCAATTTCAGCTTTTCTTCTTTAAAGTATATGACCTACAATTACTTATATGACACcccatattgtttttaaacccATTTGTCATTTCATGTCCAATTTTAGTTGAAATCATTGGCAAAAATACCAATTACAACatgtaaaaattaattatattaaaataatttttagtcATGTATCTAATATAAAATACACCAGCAAGCAATAATagctttttaattaattaaaaattaaaatggcaaaataaattaacattgttaataaaaaaactagcTTATATGTTGGTCAGATTATtaagaacataattttattgcaagtattaaatgtaaaattaaaaatttactaaatttaaagaaacatgtacatttatcaaCTTCCCatttaaaattcgaaaaaaataaaataatttgtattggTGTTTACCCATATACTTCCATCAAACTGGGCAGCGACAGCGAAAACAGTCATCCCTACCCAATACCACGATTATAACAGGCAGCGATAGCGAAAACAGTCATCCCTACACCAATACCCCCGTCATACCAGGTAGAAACAGCGAAAACAGTCATCCTTACTCCCCTACCCCTATCATACCAGGCAGTGACAGTGAAAACAGTCATCCCTACACCAATATccccatcataccaggcagcAACAGTGAAAACAGTCACCCATACccccatcataccaggcagcAACAGTGAAAACTGTCATCCCTACCGCAATACCCCCATCATACCGGGCAGCAACAGTGAAAACAGTCATCCCTACACCAATACCCCCGTCATACCAGGTAGAAACAGCGAAAACAGTCATCCTTACCCCCCTACCCCTATCATACCAGGCAGCAACAGTGAAAACAGTCACCCATACCCCAATACccccatcataccaggcagAAACAGTGTAAACTGTCATCCCTACCGCAATACccccatcataccaggcagcAACAGTGAAAACAGTCACCCATACCCCAATACccccatcataccaggcagcAACAGTGAAAACTGTCATCCCTACCGCAATACCCCCATCATACCGGGCAGCAACAGAGAAAACAGTCATCCCTACACCAATACCCCCATCATACCAGGTAGAAACAGCGAAAACAGTCATCCTTACCCCCCTACCCCTATCATACTAGGCAGCAACAGTGAAAACAGTCACCCATACCCCAATACccccatcataccaggcagAAACAGGGAAAAAGTCACACCTCCCCCAATAGccccatcataccaggcagcAACAGTGAAAACAGTCACCTATACTCCAAT
Coding sequences within:
- the LOC128208739 gene encoding uncharacterized protein LOC128208739 encodes the protein MLAAIAKTVIPTPIPPSYQVETAKTVILTPLPLSYQAVTVKTVIPTPISPSYQAATVKTVTHTPIIPGSNSENCHPYRNTPIIPGSNSENSHPYTNTPVIPGRNSENSHPYPPTPIIPGSNSENSHPYPNTPIIPGRNSVNCHPYRNTPIIPGSNSENSHPYPNTPIIPGSNSENCHPYRNTPIIPGSNRENSHPYTNTPIIPGRNSENSHPYPPTPIILGSNSENSHPYPNTPIIPGRNREKVTPPPIAPSYQAATVKTVTYTPIPPSYQAATVKTVTHTPIPPSYQAATVKTVIPTAIPPSYRAATVKTVIPTPIPPSYQVETAKTVILTPLPLSYQAATVKTVTIPQYPHHTRQKQGKSHTSPNSPIIPGSNSENSHRYSNTPIIPGSNSENSHLYSNTPVIPGSNSENSHPYPKSPIIPGSNSENCHPYPNTPIIPGSNREKSHTSPNSPIIPGCDSENSQPYPIPPL